Proteins encoded by one window of Amaranthus tricolor cultivar Red isolate AtriRed21 chromosome 4, ASM2621246v1, whole genome shotgun sequence:
- the LOC130809982 gene encoding LOW QUALITY PROTEIN: uncharacterized protein LOC130809982 (The sequence of the model RefSeq protein was modified relative to this genomic sequence to represent the inferred CDS: inserted 1 base in 1 codon) — MNFICKMELASPTWAKFPKILSTKESKFCVYTSLCPSSSLPSSSSSLLLSSCSYRKEAIWYQXKHSASAIRNSQLKVEEQDLDAEACELVNGTELKIGEGEDALHAYLFQAVKNNNGAGILLLSDVLGFQDSYTRDFSYRVACNGYNVLVPDLFRGNPWSKDRPQAQYDEWRATQDQNTVAEDIATATKWMVDEFMAAESSTKLGVVGFCYGGSRVLEVLAGDHDSVFGAGVSFYGANIDSSVVRNVKVPVLLVAGDNDPLCPVDKLNEIGDTVGMNSKVVVFKGRGHAFVHRPESAEEDADAEEAFTIMRNWLHNKLLEKA; from the exons atgaatttcatCTGTAAAATGGAGTTGGCTTCTCCAACTTGGGCTAAGTTTCCCAAAATATTAAGCACAAAGGAATCCAAATTCTGTGTGTATACCTCATTATGCCCAAGTTCAAGCTtgccttcatcatcttcttcattgctTCTTAGCTCT TGTTCTTACAGAAAGGAGGCAATTTGGTATC GGAAACATTCAGCATCTGCAATACGCAATAGTCAACTTAAGGTGGAAGAACAAGACTTAGATGCAGaagcttgtgagttggttaatGGGACAGAACTCAAAATAGGAGAAGGTGAAGATGCACTTCATGCCTATCTCTTCCAAGCTGTCAAGAACAACAATGGTGCCGGAATTCTGCTTTTGTCCGATGTATTAGGGTTTCAGGATTCCTATACTCGGGATTTTTCCTACCGTGTTGCCTGCAATGGGTACAA CGTTTTAGTGCCAGATCTTTTCCGGGGCAATCCATGGTCGAAGGACCGACCACAAGCTCAGTATGACGAGTGGCGAGCCACACAAGATCAAAACACGGTTGCAGAAGATATAGCAACAGCAACAAAATGGATGGTTGACGAGTTCATGGCTGCAGAATCGTCGACAAAACTAGGGGTAGTTGGGTTCTGCTACGGAGGTAGTCGGGTTCTGGAAGTCCTAGCAGGAGACCACGATTCTGTTTTCGGCGCAGGTGTTTCCTTCTATGGGGCAAACATTGATTCATCTGTAGTTCGAAATGTCAAGGTACCGGTTCTGTTGGTAGCGGGTGATAACGACCCTCTTTGTCCGGTTGATAAGCTCAACGAGATTGGAGACACCGTTGGGATGAACTCGAAGGTAGTAGTTTTTAAGGGTCGAGGACATGCATTTGTCCATAGACCTGAATCTGCTGAAGAAGACGCGGATGCAGAGGAAGCTTTCACAATCATGAGAAATTGGCTGCATAATAAGTTGCTAGAAAAGGCGTAA